In a single window of the Rhopalosiphum padi isolate XX-2018 chromosome 1, ASM2088224v1, whole genome shotgun sequence genome:
- the LOC132931787 gene encoding protein SERAC1 isoform X3, translated as MTLTNFPVKKKWTSLYRAAGLAEISEEIINISIGIPTMKTTEDIAYVICYFKPNITLYQKMLILCWAKTKNMFFYETVLMTSFLSWLIKYSRWLARFAIEKCNIALNTFDQKLNSIDSEVDGPNNRCEVKCEVLYDPGIESTFMDVVFIHGLKGDKLKTWNQGVWKQVDQKPEPVVVRNTGLSTINQFERLAIDEEIKEFTNCWPRDWLPLDCPYVRVIAISYSTDPYLWRPIWLSKPDRTTMNDRGLEMISLLKNVHVGQHPITWVGHSKGGLFIKQILVHANENQHTHKIITNTRGILFYSVPHNGSPLANIKLPLFKRSIELQELVNDSQDIQKLQKTFHEIMNINSQIQVKSFIETKLTLMKLIYLRIVSVQSADPGFGDLYGVPLDHRNICKPKNRNCFLYQELVNMIQSLKQSTVEETVERLF; from the exons ATGACgc ttACTAATTttccagtaaaaaaaaagtggacATCGTTGTATCGGGCTGCTGGTTTAGCTGAAATAAGTgaggaaataataaatatcagtaTCG gAATACCTACTATGAAGACAACTGAAGATATTGCATATGTTATATGTTACTTTAAACCTAACATCACATTATACCAGAAAATGCTGATATTATGTTGGGCGAAGACCAAGAACATGTTTTTCTATGAAACTGTATTGATGACTTCATTTCTATCATGGTTGATTAAATACAGTCGGTGGTTGGCGAGATTtgcaattgaaaaatgtaatattgctTTAAATACGTTTGACCAAAAACTGAATTCGATTGATTCGGAAGTCGACGGTCCGAATAATAGATGTGAAGTTAAATGTGAGGTATTATACGACCCGGGAATCGAATCGACTTTCATGGACGTAGTTTTTATACACGGACTAAAGGGTGACAAACTCAAGACTTGGAACCAAGGTGTGTGGAAACAAGTGGATCAGAAACCCGAACCTGTGGTCGTCAGGAACACCGGATTATCTACGATAAATCAATTTGAAAGATTGGCTATCGACGAGGAGATCAAAGAGTTTACCAATTGTTGGCCCAGAGATTGGCTGCCACTGGATTGTCCATATGTCCGAGTTATAGCGATTAGTTACAGCACCGACCCTTATTTGTGGAGACCTATATGGTTAAGTAAACCAGATag aaCAACCATGAACGATAGAGGATTGGAGATGATATCACTTCTAAAAAATGTACACGTCGGACAGCATCCCATTACATGGGTTGGTCACTCTAAAGGGGGATTgttcataaaacaaatattagtacacg ctaATGAAAACCAGCATACCCACAAAATCATAACAAATACCAgaggaatattattttatagtgttcCCCATAATGGATCTCCTCTAGCCAATATAAAACTTCCACTGTTTAAACGATCAATTGAATTACAAGAATTAGTAAATG aTTCACAAGATATACAGAAACTTCAGAAAACATTTcatgaaataatgaatattaacagTCAAATACAAGTGAAGAGTTTTATTGAAACCAAGTTAACACTGATGAAGctaatttatttaagaattgTTTCTGTACAGTCTGCAG ATCCAGGATTTGGAGATTTATATGGTGTTCCGTTGGATCATCGAAATATTTGTAAACCAAAAAATCG gaATTGTTTTCTATATCAAGAGCTGGTTAATATGATACAATCATTAAAGCAATCAACAGTAGAAGAAACGGTGGAaagattgttttaa
- the LOC132931787 gene encoding protein SERAC1 isoform X5 — MKTTEDIAYVICYFKPNITLYQKMLILCWAKTKNMFFYETVLMTSFLSWLIKYSRWLARFAIEKCNIALNTFDQKLNSIDSEVDGPNNRCEVKCEVLYDPGIESTFMDVVFIHGLKGDKLKTWNQGVWKQVDQKPEPVVVRNTGLSTINQFERLAIDEEIKEFTNCWPRDWLPLDCPYVRVIAISYSTDPYLWRPIWLSKPDRTTMNDRGLEMISLLKNVHVGQHPITWVGHSKGGLFIKQILVHANENQHTHKIITNTRGILFYSVPHNGSPLANIKLPLFKRSIELQELVNDSQDIQKLQKTFHEIMNINSQIQVKSFIETKLTLMKLIYLRIVSVQSADPGFGDLYGVPLDHRNICKPKNRNCFLYQELVNMIQSLKQSTVEETVERLF, encoded by the exons ATGAAGACAACTGAAGATATTGCATATGTTATATGTTACTTTAAACCTAACATCACATTATACCAGAAAATGCTGATATTATGTTGGGCGAAGACCAAGAACATGTTTTTCTATGAAACTGTATTGATGACTTCATTTCTATCATGGTTGATTAAATACAGTCGGTGGTTGGCGAGATTtgcaattgaaaaatgtaatattgctTTAAATACGTTTGACCAAAAACTGAATTCGATTGATTCGGAAGTCGACGGTCCGAATAATAGATGTGAAGTTAAATGTGAGGTATTATACGACCCGGGAATCGAATCGACTTTCATGGACGTAGTTTTTATACACGGACTAAAGGGTGACAAACTCAAGACTTGGAACCAAGGTGTGTGGAAACAAGTGGATCAGAAACCCGAACCTGTGGTCGTCAGGAACACCGGATTATCTACGATAAATCAATTTGAAAGATTGGCTATCGACGAGGAGATCAAAGAGTTTACCAATTGTTGGCCCAGAGATTGGCTGCCACTGGATTGTCCATATGTCCGAGTTATAGCGATTAGTTACAGCACCGACCCTTATTTGTGGAGACCTATATGGTTAAGTAAACCAGATag aaCAACCATGAACGATAGAGGATTGGAGATGATATCACTTCTAAAAAATGTACACGTCGGACAGCATCCCATTACATGGGTTGGTCACTCTAAAGGGGGATTgttcataaaacaaatattagtacacg ctaATGAAAACCAGCATACCCACAAAATCATAACAAATACCAgaggaatattattttatagtgttcCCCATAATGGATCTCCTCTAGCCAATATAAAACTTCCACTGTTTAAACGATCAATTGAATTACAAGAATTAGTAAATG aTTCACAAGATATACAGAAACTTCAGAAAACATTTcatgaaataatgaatattaacagTCAAATACAAGTGAAGAGTTTTATTGAAACCAAGTTAACACTGATGAAGctaatttatttaagaattgTTTCTGTACAGTCTGCAG ATCCAGGATTTGGAGATTTATATGGTGTTCCGTTGGATCATCGAAATATTTGTAAACCAAAAAATCG gaATTGTTTTCTATATCAAGAGCTGGTTAATATGATACAATCATTAAAGCAATCAACAGTAGAAGAAACGGTGGAaagattgttttaa
- the LOC132931787 gene encoding protein SERAC1 isoform X1: MWPFANDARSNLSSPDHKLFENFPNAIKAVLTYQITNFPVKKKWTSLYRAAGLAEISEEIINISIGIPTMKTTEDIAYVICYFKPNITLYQKMLILCWAKTKNMFFYETVLMTSFLSWLIKYSRWLARFAIEKCNIALNTFDQKLNSIDSEVDGPNNRCEVKCEVLYDPGIESTFMDVVFIHGLKGDKLKTWNQGVWKQVDQKPEPVVVRNTGLSTINQFERLAIDEEIKEFTNCWPRDWLPLDCPYVRVIAISYSTDPYLWRPIWLSKPDRTTMNDRGLEMISLLKNVHVGQHPITWVGHSKGGLFIKQILVHANENQHTHKIITNTRGILFYSVPHNGSPLANIKLPLFKRSIELQELVNDSQDIQKLQKTFHEIMNINSQIQVKSFIETKLTLMKLIYLRIVSVQSADPGFGDLYGVPLDHRNICKPKNRNCFLYQELVNMIQSLKQSTVEETVERLF, translated from the exons ATGTGGCCATTTGCAAATGACgc ACGATCAAATCTATCCAGCCCTGACCACAAATTATTCGAAAATTTTCCAAATGCAATCAAAGCTGTGTTGACGTACCAGA ttACTAATTttccagtaaaaaaaaagtggacATCGTTGTATCGGGCTGCTGGTTTAGCTGAAATAAGTgaggaaataataaatatcagtaTCG gAATACCTACTATGAAGACAACTGAAGATATTGCATATGTTATATGTTACTTTAAACCTAACATCACATTATACCAGAAAATGCTGATATTATGTTGGGCGAAGACCAAGAACATGTTTTTCTATGAAACTGTATTGATGACTTCATTTCTATCATGGTTGATTAAATACAGTCGGTGGTTGGCGAGATTtgcaattgaaaaatgtaatattgctTTAAATACGTTTGACCAAAAACTGAATTCGATTGATTCGGAAGTCGACGGTCCGAATAATAGATGTGAAGTTAAATGTGAGGTATTATACGACCCGGGAATCGAATCGACTTTCATGGACGTAGTTTTTATACACGGACTAAAGGGTGACAAACTCAAGACTTGGAACCAAGGTGTGTGGAAACAAGTGGATCAGAAACCCGAACCTGTGGTCGTCAGGAACACCGGATTATCTACGATAAATCAATTTGAAAGATTGGCTATCGACGAGGAGATCAAAGAGTTTACCAATTGTTGGCCCAGAGATTGGCTGCCACTGGATTGTCCATATGTCCGAGTTATAGCGATTAGTTACAGCACCGACCCTTATTTGTGGAGACCTATATGGTTAAGTAAACCAGATag aaCAACCATGAACGATAGAGGATTGGAGATGATATCACTTCTAAAAAATGTACACGTCGGACAGCATCCCATTACATGGGTTGGTCACTCTAAAGGGGGATTgttcataaaacaaatattagtacacg ctaATGAAAACCAGCATACCCACAAAATCATAACAAATACCAgaggaatattattttatagtgttcCCCATAATGGATCTCCTCTAGCCAATATAAAACTTCCACTGTTTAAACGATCAATTGAATTACAAGAATTAGTAAATG aTTCACAAGATATACAGAAACTTCAGAAAACATTTcatgaaataatgaatattaacagTCAAATACAAGTGAAGAGTTTTATTGAAACCAAGTTAACACTGATGAAGctaatttatttaagaattgTTTCTGTACAGTCTGCAG ATCCAGGATTTGGAGATTTATATGGTGTTCCGTTGGATCATCGAAATATTTGTAAACCAAAAAATCG gaATTGTTTTCTATATCAAGAGCTGGTTAATATGATACAATCATTAAAGCAATCAACAGTAGAAGAAACGGTGGAaagattgttttaa
- the LOC132931786 gene encoding protein SERAC1, whose product MAGSFVFRLIPFSKLREKMAKLSNSVSENRNHIRLLAESIAYCVVTSSLGWLAYEFHETVLTIESCVQKDPMLLNNKSPEYIFVDKTAFTELDEYQIIDSNSIIQPTNPPVFFLQKWNDFKHKKAWKLLEITNKYKNSKLSWVATTRLTTMTDLKDSDFQHLAQMSQAHTLVGLARSTNVNPKFFLPPRNISWTKDEILHKIRDLLIKLNELNEHKCLSYFMAYAFKDKQHDYYHPEDIPPDFGSMQIDNDNILQLSINALRHHCNNETNVTAMVKLGGLQILMAIYQYLKHDEEIAEEIGKLLSVASLNRDLIQDIFSTGWISILFEWKNHHNFRIQSWANRTLLNMDDEDPINGDYMFGKQTVLLHPKNRYHKDAKIDVVLVHGLLGGVSFSWREKDLLINEPLGLFDMNNKNESHNSSNNTILKKPVGEDMQNYLDSYKEVKAREWDLIGNEFEFVLNDIPQKENSKGNGPYSLQGNDSTVRQTALNEGYSQCWPSDWLPTDEEGLRVIGVDYSTTLSEWLPSCPLKQKNHRTLEGRTDKLMHQLLAIGIGDRPIIFLAHSMGGLLVKNMLVAARNSNDPNVRKLFEKTRSVFFFSTPHHGSPLATLNSAYRFFLWPSVEVDELRTDSPKLVSLHKNFLECLKENPMKIVTFAESLPTEFTALKVPILCVPKDAADPSVGELYELPLNHMSICKADSKLSFVYQKTISVIKTVAAYSS is encoded by the exons ATGGCAGGATCGTTCGTGTTTAGATTGATACCATTCAGTAAGTTACGCGAAAAGATGGCCAAACTGTCCAATAGTGTGTCAGAAAATCGCAACCACATCCGTTTGTTAGCTGAGTCCATAGCTTATTGTGTGGTGACCAGTAGCCTGGGATGGCTGGCGTACGAGTTTCACGAAACGGTTTTGACCATTGAAAGTTGCGTACAAAAAGATCCGATGTTGTTGAACAACAAATCACCAGAATATATATTTGTTGACAAAACTGCATTCACTG aactTGATGAATATCAAATTATTGATAGCAACAGTATAATACAGCCAACAAATCCTCCTgtattttttttgcaaaaatggAATGATTTCAAACACAAAAAAGCTTGGAAACTTTTAGAAATAactaacaaatacaaaaattctaaattatccTGGGTAGCCACTACACGATTAACTACAATGACTGATCTAAAAG attcagaTTTTCAACATTTAGCACAAATGAGTCAAGCACATACTTTGGTCGGTTTGGCTCGATCAACTAATGTCaatcctaaattttttttacctccTAGAAATATAAGCTGGACAaaagat gaaatattacacaaaatccgtgatttgttaattaaattaaatgaattaaatgaaCACAAATGTTTATCTTACTTTATGGCATATGCATTTAAA gaTAAACAGCATGACTATTATCATCCAGAAGATATACCTCCAGATTTTGGTAGTATGCAAATagacaatgataatatattacagttgaGCATAAATGCTTTACGTCACCATTGTAACAATGAAACAAATGTTactg CTATGGTAAAATTGGGAGGCTTGCAGATTTTAATGGCTATCTATCAGTATTTAAAACATGATGAAGAAATAGCAGAAGAAATCGGAAAATTGTTGTCAGTTGCTTCTTTAAACAGAGATCTTATACAAGACATTTTTTCAACCG GATGGATCAGTATTTTGTTTGAATGGAAAAATCACCACAATTTTAGAATCCAATCATGGGCCAACCGCACATTATTAAATATGGACGATGAAGATCCAATTAACGGAGATTATATGTTTGGAAAACAAACAGTATTATTACATCCAAAAAATAGATACCACAAAGATGCTAAAATTGATGTAGTTCTTGTACATGGCTTATTAGGTGGTGTCAGCTTTTCATGGCGTGAAAAAGATCTGCTTATTAATGAACCTCTTGGCCTTtttg atatgaaCAATAAGAATGAATCTCATAACTCATCTAATAACACTATACTAAAAAAACCAGTGGGTGAAGATAtgcaaaattatttagatagttATAAAGAAGTCAAAGCTAGAGAATGGGACTTGATTGGAAATGAATTTGAGTTTGTTTTGAACGATATACCacaaaaagaaaattcaaaAGGAAATGGCCCTTACTCATTACAAgg GAATGATTCTACTGTACGACAAACTGCTCTCAATGAAGGTTATAGTCAATGTTGGCCGTCTGATTGGTTACCCACTGATGAAGAAGGTCTTCGGGTGATTGGTGTTGATTATAGTACAACATTATCTGAATGGTTACCATCTTGtcctttaaaacaaaaaaa TCATCGTACGCTGGAGGGACGCACAGACAAATTAATGCATCAATTATTGGCTATTGGTATTGGAGACCGACCAATAATTTTTTTGGCTCATTCTATGGGAGGgcttttagtaaaaaatatgttggTTGCAG caaGGAACAGTAACGATCCAAATGTGAGAAAACTTTTTGAAAAGACAAGATCTGTATTCTTTTTTAGTACCCCACATCATGGGTCACCATTGGCTACTTTAAACAGTGCATATCGATTCTTTTTATGGCCATCAGTAGAAGTGGATGAACTTAGAACTG attcacCTAAGTTAGTATCCCTCCATAAAAATTTCCTAGAATGTTTAAAGGAGAATCCAATGAAGATTGTCACTTTTGCTGAAAGCCTTCCAACAGAGTTTACTGCTTTGAAAGTGCCTATACTATGTGTACCTAAAGATGCAGCTG atccATCGGTGGGTGAGCTTTATGAATTGCCATTAAACCATATGTCTATCTGCAAAGCTGATTCTaa ATTGTCATTTGtttatcaaaaaacaatatCTGTGATAAAAACAGTTGCTGCATACAGCAGTTAA
- the LOC132931787 gene encoding protein SERAC1 isoform X4, with protein sequence MTLKKKWTSLYRAAGLAEISEEIINISIGIPTMKTTEDIAYVICYFKPNITLYQKMLILCWAKTKNMFFYETVLMTSFLSWLIKYSRWLARFAIEKCNIALNTFDQKLNSIDSEVDGPNNRCEVKCEVLYDPGIESTFMDVVFIHGLKGDKLKTWNQGVWKQVDQKPEPVVVRNTGLSTINQFERLAIDEEIKEFTNCWPRDWLPLDCPYVRVIAISYSTDPYLWRPIWLSKPDRTTMNDRGLEMISLLKNVHVGQHPITWVGHSKGGLFIKQILVHANENQHTHKIITNTRGILFYSVPHNGSPLANIKLPLFKRSIELQELVNDSQDIQKLQKTFHEIMNINSQIQVKSFIETKLTLMKLIYLRIVSVQSADPGFGDLYGVPLDHRNICKPKNRNCFLYQELVNMIQSLKQSTVEETVERLF encoded by the exons ATGACgc taaaaaaaaagtggacATCGTTGTATCGGGCTGCTGGTTTAGCTGAAATAAGTgaggaaataataaatatcagtaTCG gAATACCTACTATGAAGACAACTGAAGATATTGCATATGTTATATGTTACTTTAAACCTAACATCACATTATACCAGAAAATGCTGATATTATGTTGGGCGAAGACCAAGAACATGTTTTTCTATGAAACTGTATTGATGACTTCATTTCTATCATGGTTGATTAAATACAGTCGGTGGTTGGCGAGATTtgcaattgaaaaatgtaatattgctTTAAATACGTTTGACCAAAAACTGAATTCGATTGATTCGGAAGTCGACGGTCCGAATAATAGATGTGAAGTTAAATGTGAGGTATTATACGACCCGGGAATCGAATCGACTTTCATGGACGTAGTTTTTATACACGGACTAAAGGGTGACAAACTCAAGACTTGGAACCAAGGTGTGTGGAAACAAGTGGATCAGAAACCCGAACCTGTGGTCGTCAGGAACACCGGATTATCTACGATAAATCAATTTGAAAGATTGGCTATCGACGAGGAGATCAAAGAGTTTACCAATTGTTGGCCCAGAGATTGGCTGCCACTGGATTGTCCATATGTCCGAGTTATAGCGATTAGTTACAGCACCGACCCTTATTTGTGGAGACCTATATGGTTAAGTAAACCAGATag aaCAACCATGAACGATAGAGGATTGGAGATGATATCACTTCTAAAAAATGTACACGTCGGACAGCATCCCATTACATGGGTTGGTCACTCTAAAGGGGGATTgttcataaaacaaatattagtacacg ctaATGAAAACCAGCATACCCACAAAATCATAACAAATACCAgaggaatattattttatagtgttcCCCATAATGGATCTCCTCTAGCCAATATAAAACTTCCACTGTTTAAACGATCAATTGAATTACAAGAATTAGTAAATG aTTCACAAGATATACAGAAACTTCAGAAAACATTTcatgaaataatgaatattaacagTCAAATACAAGTGAAGAGTTTTATTGAAACCAAGTTAACACTGATGAAGctaatttatttaagaattgTTTCTGTACAGTCTGCAG ATCCAGGATTTGGAGATTTATATGGTGTTCCGTTGGATCATCGAAATATTTGTAAACCAAAAAATCG gaATTGTTTTCTATATCAAGAGCTGGTTAATATGATACAATCATTAAAGCAATCAACAGTAGAAGAAACGGTGGAaagattgttttaa
- the LOC132931787 gene encoding protein SERAC1 isoform X2, with the protein MWPFANDARSNLSSPDHKLFENFPNAIKAVLTYQIKKKWTSLYRAAGLAEISEEIINISIGIPTMKTTEDIAYVICYFKPNITLYQKMLILCWAKTKNMFFYETVLMTSFLSWLIKYSRWLARFAIEKCNIALNTFDQKLNSIDSEVDGPNNRCEVKCEVLYDPGIESTFMDVVFIHGLKGDKLKTWNQGVWKQVDQKPEPVVVRNTGLSTINQFERLAIDEEIKEFTNCWPRDWLPLDCPYVRVIAISYSTDPYLWRPIWLSKPDRTTMNDRGLEMISLLKNVHVGQHPITWVGHSKGGLFIKQILVHANENQHTHKIITNTRGILFYSVPHNGSPLANIKLPLFKRSIELQELVNDSQDIQKLQKTFHEIMNINSQIQVKSFIETKLTLMKLIYLRIVSVQSADPGFGDLYGVPLDHRNICKPKNRNCFLYQELVNMIQSLKQSTVEETVERLF; encoded by the exons ATGTGGCCATTTGCAAATGACgc ACGATCAAATCTATCCAGCCCTGACCACAAATTATTCGAAAATTTTCCAAATGCAATCAAAGCTGTGTTGACGTACCAGA taaaaaaaaagtggacATCGTTGTATCGGGCTGCTGGTTTAGCTGAAATAAGTgaggaaataataaatatcagtaTCG gAATACCTACTATGAAGACAACTGAAGATATTGCATATGTTATATGTTACTTTAAACCTAACATCACATTATACCAGAAAATGCTGATATTATGTTGGGCGAAGACCAAGAACATGTTTTTCTATGAAACTGTATTGATGACTTCATTTCTATCATGGTTGATTAAATACAGTCGGTGGTTGGCGAGATTtgcaattgaaaaatgtaatattgctTTAAATACGTTTGACCAAAAACTGAATTCGATTGATTCGGAAGTCGACGGTCCGAATAATAGATGTGAAGTTAAATGTGAGGTATTATACGACCCGGGAATCGAATCGACTTTCATGGACGTAGTTTTTATACACGGACTAAAGGGTGACAAACTCAAGACTTGGAACCAAGGTGTGTGGAAACAAGTGGATCAGAAACCCGAACCTGTGGTCGTCAGGAACACCGGATTATCTACGATAAATCAATTTGAAAGATTGGCTATCGACGAGGAGATCAAAGAGTTTACCAATTGTTGGCCCAGAGATTGGCTGCCACTGGATTGTCCATATGTCCGAGTTATAGCGATTAGTTACAGCACCGACCCTTATTTGTGGAGACCTATATGGTTAAGTAAACCAGATag aaCAACCATGAACGATAGAGGATTGGAGATGATATCACTTCTAAAAAATGTACACGTCGGACAGCATCCCATTACATGGGTTGGTCACTCTAAAGGGGGATTgttcataaaacaaatattagtacacg ctaATGAAAACCAGCATACCCACAAAATCATAACAAATACCAgaggaatattattttatagtgttcCCCATAATGGATCTCCTCTAGCCAATATAAAACTTCCACTGTTTAAACGATCAATTGAATTACAAGAATTAGTAAATG aTTCACAAGATATACAGAAACTTCAGAAAACATTTcatgaaataatgaatattaacagTCAAATACAAGTGAAGAGTTTTATTGAAACCAAGTTAACACTGATGAAGctaatttatttaagaattgTTTCTGTACAGTCTGCAG ATCCAGGATTTGGAGATTTATATGGTGTTCCGTTGGATCATCGAAATATTTGTAAACCAAAAAATCG gaATTGTTTTCTATATCAAGAGCTGGTTAATATGATACAATCATTAAAGCAATCAACAGTAGAAGAAACGGTGGAaagattgttttaa